The Bacteroidota bacterium nucleotide sequence AATTTACAAAGGGGGCTTCCAATTGCCATGCATGCGGCTGCAAAGAATGGTTAATGATTAACGCTACCGGCGGAACAAGCCCATATTCCTACTCCTGGCCGGATGGAAGTATAAACAGATATAAAAACCAACTCTGCCCGGGCACATACACAATAAATATAAAAGATAAAAACGGTTGCAATATAGATGTTAACTTGAGTGCGCCTTAATAATATATCATTATGCGGTACTTATTATTCTGTCTGATCTTTTCAATTCAAGGATCATTCTCCTTTGCGGGAAACAATAAGCCAATACCTGCAGAGATCAAATCCAAAGCTTCACAATTACTGAGATCACAACCGGTAGAATTTCTCGAGAATAAGGGACAGATAACTGACAGTGAAGGGAAAGCTGCTCCATTTGTCTTATTCCAGACAGATGCTCCGGGTGTGAGTATGTATATAACTGAGACCGGGCTCACCTATATTTTCCAAAAACCGGAGGAAGATGAAAATGAATTAGCGCCTCGTAACGAACAGACAAGTGAAGAGACAAAATGGACGCGCATTGACATGACTATTGCCGGAGCGTCAATAAAAAAAGAAAATGTTATCAAAGAAATATCTTCTGAAACAAATTACAATTTTTTTAATCATTTGTATCCTGACGGCATTTACGGGGTAAAAAAATATAAAAAAATTACCATCAAGAATATTTACCCTCACATTGATTGGGTTTTATATGGCTCTAATGAAAAAGGGTTTAAATATGATTTTATTTTATTTCCGGGGGCAGACCCAAAGCAAATTGAATTAGTTTACTCATCATCAAAACGACTTGAAACAGGCAGAGCCGGAAATATTAAAATAGAAACCGAACTTGGAACACTTATTGAAAAAGCACCTGTAAGTTATCAGAACAATAAAGAAATAGCCACCCGTTTTTTAAAAACACTTGATACAAGAAACGAGAAAGGTGGATTTGATTCACATATCCGTTTTGCAATTGACGGCTATAATAACTCTGAAATCCTTACCATTGATCCGCAATTAGTTTGGGGTACCTATTACGGTGGTACGAATGCGGATGGATTTTTAAGTATTGATACTGATTCAAACAACAATATTTTTATAACCGGCTATGCCGGATCAGCAACTATACCTGCTGTAAATCCGGCAGGAGGCGCTTATTATTTTGGTGGAGCAAATGGAATGACAGGCTGGCCGCATTTAATGATCTTGAAGTTTGCCAATAATGGAGCGCTGGTATGGGCAACCTATTGCGGCGCACATACAACTGCAACATACAACATAGGGACCTCCGTTTCAATAGACGTCTTTAATAATTTATTAATTACAGGTTTTACTGAATCAACACTTTTTCCGACACAAAATCCAGGTGGTGGGGCTTATTTCCAGGGAGCTTATGCAGGTGGTGGAGGGGACGCCTTTATTATGAAATTTAACAATGTGGGAGTGCGCCAGTGGGTAACATTTTATGGCGGTAGCGGCAACGAGCATGGACATTTTATTACATCAGATGCTGCAGGAAACATCTTTGTAACAGGGTACACCAATTCAACAAATTTCCCTACGTTAAATCCTGCAGGAGGAACCTACTTTCAGGGGACAAATGCAGGAGGAACGGATGCATTTATCGCCAAGTTCAGTAATTCCGGGGTGTATCAATGGGGTACCTATTATGGAGGGTCGGGCGAGGATTATGGAAATTTTATCAGCTGCGATGTGGCAGGCAATACTTTTGTTACAGGCCATACGAAATCCACAGATCTGCCAACACAAAATCCGGGTGCGGGGGTATACTTTCAACCCGCCAACGCCGGCAGCTCTGACGCATTTATTTTGAAGTTTAATAATTCTGGCGTTCGCCAATGGGCCACTTACTATGGTGGCAGCCTTGATGATTATGGCTGTTCGGGAACTATCAGCGCTTCCGGAGAAATATATATAGGAGGCTTTACAGTTTCAACAAATCTTCCGACGCTAAACCCGGCAGGCGGCGCTTATTTCCAGGCAGCAAATGCAGGCGGATTTCAGGATGCTTTTATTTTAAGATTTAACAACGCAGGAGTGCTTCAATGGGCCACTTATTACGGGGGATCAGGAGATGAACAATTGTGCGATTTTTTTACAAAAACAGGACAGTATGAACTTATGGATATGGATGATTGTGGAAATCTATACTTTGTATTCGAAACATCATCGGCGAATATTCCAACCAGCAATACAGGTTGTGCGAATTACTTTAACAACCCCGGAACAAATTCATATAATTTTTTTGGACGCAAATTAGGAGACGTTTTCCTGGCGCAATTTAAAACCAATAACCTTGCATTGGTTTACGCAACAAACCTGTTTCCCGCAGCCGCAGGAAGTGAAAGCCACAGGGAGGCTATTTGCATTGATAACAATAACAATATTTATATTGTCGGGGAACGCAATACAATACCCAATGGCCCATTGCCCGCGCTTATTAATCCCGGGGGTGGTGCATTCAACAATCTTTTCAAATCAAACGACGATGGTTTCCTTTTAAAGCTTACAGCCTCTCCCCCACCCACATTTTCTCAAAGCCAGCTCAATGCCACAGGTTGTGGCAATGGTAATGGCAGTGCAACCATCACCATAACCTGCGGTCATCCTGACTTTAACTACACCTGGAGTAATGGCAGCCAAACATTGAACAGTACAGACACGTCAAATACTGTAACAGGACTATCCCCTGGAAATTATACCGTTACTGTTACTGATGGAGCTTGTGTACTCATTCCTAAAACATTTACATATACAATTTCAGGAGGAACCGGAGGAAGCATCACAGGTATTGTTACTAATAACAATGTAAATTGTAATGGCGGCAATGACGGATCCTCAACTGTGGCAGGCAGCGGCGGAACTGCCCCTTATACATACACATGGAACAACGGACAAACTACACAAACCGCCACAGGCCTTTCAGCAGGAAATTACACTGTGACGGTTACTGATGCAGGAGGCTGTATTACTTCTGTAACCGCTATTATAACGGAAGCCTCTCCAATGCTTGGACAATTTACCAAAGGCACAGCCAACTGTAGCGGCTGCGGCTGTAAACAATGGGTAATAGTAACCGGCAGCGGCGGCACAAGCCCTTACTCCTATTCATGGTCTGCCCCAGGCGGTTATGCAAACAGGTACAAAAATCAACTTTGCCCGGGGACTTATATAATAAATATAAAAGATAAAAACGGCTGCAGCGTAAATATTAACCTTACTGCGCCCTGACCCTGATATCTATCGGAAGAATGACAGTATTTGAAAGTAATTTGCCTTAAGCGACCTTACAACGGAAAAAGAATATCCGACAGGCAATTAAACTGCGTATAAGAAGAAGAGCCTCAATCACCAGTCATTTCCGGTTTAATTCAAAATAGGTCAAGTGGCAAGTCCGGAGTCAGAGTCTTCCAGCTTCTATGCGGAAAATTTATCNNNNNNNNNNNNNNNNNNNNNNNNNNNNNNNNNNNNNNNNNNNNNNNNNNNNNNNNNNNNNNNNNNNNNNNNNNNCCCCCCGAAATATAAATAAAGCAAACCAGCACATTTTAGCGTTAAAAGACTATCGGATATTGTAATTGAATTTTTAGCTTTTTATAATATCAAAAAAAATATTGCGGCTTGCTTCGGTGTTTAATTACTTTATACTGTTAGTCTTAAAAAGGCCTTTCCTGGCTACCCATAGATGTTGTATGGCAAAATTCCATCAATGCAACGGCTGTTTTCATATTAAGATAACCATTTTGGGTGCTGTAAACTCCACGATTAGGTGTTTTTAGAAAAAATGTGATTTGTCTTTTACTTCCTGTCAAACTAATTTCACTTAATAGAGATTATACCGAATTAGATTATTATATACAATTTCAAAAAAATATATGGGGAAAAATTTAGAGCTTTTGTGCTTTGGTGGCCAAAATCCAATTGCCACTAAAGCACAAAAACACTAAAACCCACAAAAAAGTTTATTCGATATAAACTCTAATAAAACAAAAAAATTAACATGATAGAAATAAGTTTAAAATTTGGAATACTTGCAATCATAATTTTTAATTAAAAATGAGTAAAAATAATGGTTTTTAGCATTAAAAAACTACCAACTATAATATCTTTTCTATTGCTAAAACATCCAAAAATCAAAGGAAATATTCTTGCTTTTAAATATTCACTATTGTTATAAGCTAATTCTTTAAAAAAATACATATGTAGTTTTTATTACCGCCATTTATTTGGATTAACTCTATTTTTTGCCTATTTTAATAGATATGAGAATTAAGAAACTGTTTAAATTTTATTCAATAATATTTTTATAGCTGCAAAATGAATCATTGCCTCACTTGTTTCAAGCAAATATTCAAAATCTTTACTCAATCTTCGTTGGTTTTCAAACCAAGAAAAAGTTCTTTCAATAAT carries:
- a CDS encoding transposase; translated protein: IIERTFSWFENQRRLSKDFEYLLETSEAMIHFAAIKILLNKI
- a CDS encoding SBBP repeat-containing protein, with amino-acid sequence MRYLLFCLIFSIQGSFSFAGNNKPIPAEIKSKASQLLRSQPVEFLENKGQITDSEGKAAPFVLFQTDAPGVSMYITETGLTYIFQKPEEDENELAPRNEQTSEETKWTRIDMTIAGASIKKENVIKEISSETNYNFFNHLYPDGIYGVKKYKKITIKNIYPHIDWVLYGSNEKGFKYDFILFPGADPKQIELVYSSSKRLETGRAGNIKIETELGTLIEKAPVSYQNNKEIATRFLKTLDTRNEKGGFDSHIRFAIDGYNNSEILTIDPQLVWGTYYGGTNADGFLSIDTDSNNNIFITGYAGSATIPAVNPAGGAYYFGGANGMTGWPHLMILKFANNGALVWATYCGAHTTATYNIGTSVSIDVFNNLLITGFTESTLFPTQNPGGGAYFQGAYAGGGGDAFIMKFNNVGVRQWVTFYGGSGNEHGHFITSDAAGNIFVTGYTNSTNFPTLNPAGGTYFQGTNAGGTDAFIAKFSNSGVYQWGTYYGGSGEDYGNFISCDVAGNTFVTGHTKSTDLPTQNPGAGVYFQPANAGSSDAFILKFNNSGVRQWATYYGGSLDDYGCSGTISASGEIYIGGFTVSTNLPTLNPAGGAYFQAANAGGFQDAFILRFNNAGVLQWATYYGGSGDEQLCDFFTKTGQYELMDMDDCGNLYFVFETSSANIPTSNTGCANYFNNPGTNSYNFFGRKLGDVFLAQFKTNNLALVYATNLFPAAAGSESHREAICIDNNNNIYIVGERNTIPNGPLPALINPGGGAFNNLFKSNDDGFLLKLTASPPPTFSQSQLNATGCGNGNGSATITITCGHPDFNYTWSNGSQTLNSTDTSNTVTGLSPGNYTVTVTDGACVLIPKTFTYTISGGTGGSITGIVTNNNVNCNGGNDGSSTVAGSGGTAPYTYTWNNGQTTQTATGLSAGNYTVTVTDAGGCITSVTAIITEASPMLGQFTKGTANCSGCGCKQWVIVTGSGGTSPYSYSWSAPGGYANRYKNQLCPGTYIINIKDKNGCSVNINLTAP